In a single window of the Coffea eugenioides isolate CCC68of chromosome 3, Ceug_1.0, whole genome shotgun sequence genome:
- the LOC113764519 gene encoding uncharacterized protein LOC113764519 isoform X2, protein MNPASSIDSEGSIHLQVSELNARISEAGSSGPGPSPTTILQPQSSIETKNTSSTGSSVTAARQVEAIRAPEKKLTLFALRLAVLEKAATGLGTLGFIWATVVLLGGFAITLDKTDFWFITIILLIEGTRIFSRSHELEWQHQATWSLADVGISSFRAIRSSSNFVIKTVKAIFRPIAAVGNPGRGQSREIITQSIHQANRNNWHQKRMPTRTWNSSEVPLIPYASWVFISRNISKLLYWLQLISATTCVVLSLMKLIKRNFGAVSKDDSDKRNRKAALIIFYSLALAEALLFLLEKAYWEWNVTFRKILDEVNKQCEMGTSGMLAIRRFFYDAYSQCVYGSVFDGLKMDMVSFAMDLLGSNSPDEQLMGAQILETFSKSKRFSDDTLQKIGINLSVTERLVEMLNWKDPEEEQIRKSAAEIVAHLAGKKQNSLRVAGIPGSMESISSLLHISRSFGDAADEIPEKRIIFDDGHYSFWTFNHLGLTILKQLARDHDNCGKIGNTRGLLPKIIDCTHAGERLLTDATATPSQILTVKRSLQVVKRLSCTTGATGKQLRKEISEIVFTISNIRDILRYGEKHPTLQKLGIDILRNLAMEEDATERIGGTGGVLKELFNIFFKQVTDEKHKDVKIAAGAALSMLAFESTSNCLRILKLNVTEKLVKALELEDPLLRINAGRILRNLCASSGEDSFDQLHHLTDAGPTVNCPSSNHDKRNQVAGSNDWISSTYFQVYDITGIKHYVSGSGHPRS, encoded by the exons ATGAATCCTGCATCGTCGATAGATAGTGAAGGAAGCATCCATCTGCAGGTATCTGAGCTCAATGCAAGGATTAGTGAAGCAGGCAGTTCAGGTCCAGGTCCAAGTCCAACAACAATCTTACAACCTCAAAGCTCTATTGAGACAAAGAACACTAGTAGCACAGGCAGTTCAGTTACTGCAGCAAGGCAGGTAGAAGCAATCCGTGCACCAGAAAAGAAGCTGACCCTTTTTGCTCTGAGGCTTGCTGTGCTGGAAAAAGCAGCAACTGGATTGGGAACTCTAGGTTTCATATGGGCTACAGTTGTTCTTCTTGGTGGTTTTGCCATCACTTTAGACAAAACAGATTTTTGGTTCATAACCATTATTCTGCTGATTGAGGGCACAAGGATATTTAGCAGGAGTCATGAGCTTGAATGGCAACACCAAGCCACATGGTCCCTTGCTGATGTTGGAATTAGTAGCTTCCGCGCAATCAGATCAAGCTCAAACTTTGTCATCAAAACTGTCAAGGCAATTTTTAGGCCTATTGCTGCTGTTGGAAATCCAGGCAGGGGACAGAGCAGGGAGATCATCACACAGAGCATCCATCAGGCAAACCGAAACAACTGGCATCAGAAGAGGATGCCAACTCGAACGTGGAATAGCTCAGAGGTTCCTCTCATTCCGTATGCTTCATGGGTGTTCATATCAAGAAATATTAGTAAATTGTTGTATTGGCTCCAACTCATCTCCGCTACGACCTGTGTAGTGCTCTCCCTGATGAAGCTTATCAAGAGAAACTTTGGCGCTGTGTCCAAAGATGACTCAGACAAGAGGAACAGGAAGGCAGCTTTGATTATATTCTATTCATTAGCTTTGGCGGAAGCACTGCTGTTTCTCCTGGAGAAAGCCTATTGGGAGTGGAATGTAACGTTTCGCAAAATATTGGATGAGGTGAACAAGCAGTGTGAGATGGGGACATCAGGTATGCTTGCAATTAGAAGGTTTTTCTATGATGCATATTCACAATGTGTTTATGGAAGCGTTTTTGATGGCCTGAAAATGGATATGGTTTCGTTTGCGATGGATCTCTTGGGCTCGAACTCCCCTGATGAACAGCTTATGGGGGCTCAAATTCTGGAAACATTTTCAAAAAGCAAGCGGTTTTCTGATGACACCCTCCAAAAGATTGGTATAAACTTATCTGTAACAGAAAGGTTAGTCGAAATGTTGAACTGGAAAGACCCTGAAGAAGAACAGATCAGAAAATCAGCTGCAGAAATTGTGGCACACCTTGCTGGTAAAAAGCAGAATTCTCTTAGGGTAGCTGGTATACCAGGTTCAATGGAATCAATATCATCCTTGCTCCACATCAGCAGGAGCTTTGGTGATGCAGCTGATGAAATACCAGAAAAGAGAATCATCTTCGATGATGGACATTATAGCTTCTGGACATTCAACCATTTGGGGCTCACAATTTTGAAGCAGCTTGCTCGCGACCATGACAATTGTGGGAAGATAGGGAATACAAGAGGCCTCCTGCCAAAAATCATAGATTGCACACACGCAGGAGAGAGGCTCCTGACGGATGCGACAGCCACACCCTCTCAGATTTTAACAGTGAAGCGATCTCTGCAGGTAGTAAAAAGACTGTCCTGCACTACTGGTGCCACGGGCAAACAGCTCAGGAAAGAAATTTCAGAGATAGTTTTCACAATCAGCAATATCAGAGACATATTGAGGTATGGGGAGAAACATCCAACACTGCAAAAGTTAGGAATAGATATCCTAAGAAATCTGGCAATGGAAGAGGACGCAACAGAGAGAATTGGTGGCACAGGTGGGGTCCTCAAGGAGCTGTTCAACATCTTCTTCAAGCAGGTGACAGATGAAAAGCACAAAGATGTAAAAATTGCAGCAGGAGCAGCACTATCAATGCTGGCATTTGAAAGCACAAGTAATTGCTTGCGCATATTGAAATTAAATGTCACTGAAAAGCTTGTTAAAGCGTTAGAGTTAGAAGATCCACTACTTCGAATTAATGCAGGCAGAATTCTACGAAATTTATGTGCATCCAGCGGAGAAGATAGCTTTGATCAACTGCACCACCTTACTGATGCAGGGCCAACGGTAAATT GTCCTTCAAGCAATCATGACAAAAGAAACCAAGTTGCAGGAAGTAATGATTGGATTAGCAGCACGTATTTTCAAGTTTATGACATCACGGGAATCAAGCATTATGTTTCAGGAAGCGGGCATCCAAGAAGCTGA
- the LOC113764435 gene encoding guanylate kinase 2, chloroplastic/mitochondrial: MLVRRLCTSLAKFNNNPFFLSRKFINPFAEFPSSPAFLTSPKTLQFTSHRPVLPARCFFSANSPMGDARRPAVVPIPCPETADRAELYRALEASLGSPFSSEPLVPNPNPLVIVISGPSGVGKDAVIKRLREVRESIHFVVTATSRAMRPGEIDGKDYFFVSKEEFLKMIAQDELLEYALVYGDYKGIPKQQIREHMAKGSDIVLRVDIQGAATLRNILGKSAVFIFLVAESEEALVKRLIDRKTETKETLLVRIATAKEEIKHLSNFDYVVVNKEGELDGTVKLVESIIDAEKAKVNQRNIVI, from the coding sequence ATGCTGGTAAGAAGGCTGTGCACATCTTTAGCCAAATTCAACAACAACCCATTTTTCCTCAGTCGAAAATTCATCAACCCTTTTGCTGAATTCCCCTCGAGCCCAGCATTCCTCACCTCCCCAAAAACTCTACAATTCACCTCCCACAGGCCAGTTTTACCGGCCCGGTGCTTCTTTTCTGCAAATTCACCAATGGGTGATGCTAGAAGACCTGCGGTAGTCCCCATACCATGCCCAGAAACTGCAGACCGGGCTGAGCTGTATCGGGCTTTGGAGGCCTCATTAGGATCCCCATTCAGCTCTGAGCCGCTGGTGCCTAATCCTAATCCTTTGGTGATTGTGATCAGTGGACCAAGTGGGGTTGGTAAAGATGCAGTTATCAAAAGGTTGAGGGAAGTTAGGGAAAGTATACATTTTGTTGTTACTGCAACGAGCCGGGCAATGAGGCCTGGTGAAATTGATGGCAAAGATTATTTTTTTGTGAGTAAAGAGGAGTTCTTGAAAATGATTGCGCAAGACGAGCTATTGGAATATGCGTTGGTGTATGGTGATTATAAGGGTATCCCAAAACAGCAGATTAGGGAACATATGGCTAAAGGGAGTGATATTGTATTGAGAGTCGATATACAAGGGGCCGCAACGTTGAGAAATATTTTGGGGAAGTCTGCTGTGTTCATCTTCTTGGTTGCTGAGAGTGAGGAGGCATTGGTGAAAAGGTTGATTGATAGGAAGACTGAGACTAAGGAGACCTTGCTTGTTAGAATTGCCACGGCCAAGGAGGAAATCAAGCATTTGAGCAATTTTGATTATGTGGTGGTGAATAAGGAAGGGGAATTGGATGGAACGGTTAAGTTGGTTGAGTCAATTATTGATGCAGAGAAGGCTAAAGTGAATCAAAGGAATATAGTCATTTAG
- the LOC113764519 gene encoding uncharacterized protein LOC113764519 isoform X1, translating to MNPASSIDSEGSIHLQVSELNARISEAGSSGPGPSPTTILQPQSSIETKNTSSTGSSVTAARQVEAIRAPEKKLTLFALRLAVLEKAATGLGTLGFIWATVVLLGGFAITLDKTDFWFITIILLIEGTRIFSRSHELEWQHQATWSLADVGISSFRAIRSSSNFVIKTVKAIFRPIAAVGNPGRGQSREIITQSIHQANRNNWHQKRMPTRTWNSSEVPLIPYASWVFISRNISKLLYWLQLISATTCVVLSLMKLIKRNFGAVSKDDSDKRNRKAALIIFYSLALAEALLFLLEKAYWEWNVTFRKILDEVNKQCEMGTSGMLAIRRFFYDAYSQCVYGSVFDGLKMDMVSFAMDLLGSNSPDEQLMGAQILETFSKSKRFSDDTLQKIGINLSVTERLVEMLNWKDPEEEQIRKSAAEIVAHLAGKKQNSLRVAGIPGSMESISSLLHISRSFGDAADEIPEKRIIFDDGHYSFWTFNHLGLTILKQLARDHDNCGKIGNTRGLLPKIIDCTHAGERLLTDATATPSQILTVKRSLQVVKRLSCTTGATGKQLRKEISEIVFTISNIRDILRYGEKHPTLQKLGIDILRNLAMEEDATERIGGTGGVLKELFNIFFKQVTDEKHKDVKIAAGAALSMLAFESTSNCLRILKLNVTEKLVKALELEDPLLRINAGRILRNLCASSGEDSFDQLHHLTDAGPTVLQAIMTKETKLQEVMIGLAARIFKFMTSRESSIMFQEAGIQEAEVAKKLVSTLKQYQYPSIRVPRMRRFVLELAIWMMKDKKTNILTFKSLGMEEQLEHMMDTISDIESFNIFSGTVGLSRHSTTIHSLVEIAMQLLVDG from the exons ATGAATCCTGCATCGTCGATAGATAGTGAAGGAAGCATCCATCTGCAGGTATCTGAGCTCAATGCAAGGATTAGTGAAGCAGGCAGTTCAGGTCCAGGTCCAAGTCCAACAACAATCTTACAACCTCAAAGCTCTATTGAGACAAAGAACACTAGTAGCACAGGCAGTTCAGTTACTGCAGCAAGGCAGGTAGAAGCAATCCGTGCACCAGAAAAGAAGCTGACCCTTTTTGCTCTGAGGCTTGCTGTGCTGGAAAAAGCAGCAACTGGATTGGGAACTCTAGGTTTCATATGGGCTACAGTTGTTCTTCTTGGTGGTTTTGCCATCACTTTAGACAAAACAGATTTTTGGTTCATAACCATTATTCTGCTGATTGAGGGCACAAGGATATTTAGCAGGAGTCATGAGCTTGAATGGCAACACCAAGCCACATGGTCCCTTGCTGATGTTGGAATTAGTAGCTTCCGCGCAATCAGATCAAGCTCAAACTTTGTCATCAAAACTGTCAAGGCAATTTTTAGGCCTATTGCTGCTGTTGGAAATCCAGGCAGGGGACAGAGCAGGGAGATCATCACACAGAGCATCCATCAGGCAAACCGAAACAACTGGCATCAGAAGAGGATGCCAACTCGAACGTGGAATAGCTCAGAGGTTCCTCTCATTCCGTATGCTTCATGGGTGTTCATATCAAGAAATATTAGTAAATTGTTGTATTGGCTCCAACTCATCTCCGCTACGACCTGTGTAGTGCTCTCCCTGATGAAGCTTATCAAGAGAAACTTTGGCGCTGTGTCCAAAGATGACTCAGACAAGAGGAACAGGAAGGCAGCTTTGATTATATTCTATTCATTAGCTTTGGCGGAAGCACTGCTGTTTCTCCTGGAGAAAGCCTATTGGGAGTGGAATGTAACGTTTCGCAAAATATTGGATGAGGTGAACAAGCAGTGTGAGATGGGGACATCAGGTATGCTTGCAATTAGAAGGTTTTTCTATGATGCATATTCACAATGTGTTTATGGAAGCGTTTTTGATGGCCTGAAAATGGATATGGTTTCGTTTGCGATGGATCTCTTGGGCTCGAACTCCCCTGATGAACAGCTTATGGGGGCTCAAATTCTGGAAACATTTTCAAAAAGCAAGCGGTTTTCTGATGACACCCTCCAAAAGATTGGTATAAACTTATCTGTAACAGAAAGGTTAGTCGAAATGTTGAACTGGAAAGACCCTGAAGAAGAACAGATCAGAAAATCAGCTGCAGAAATTGTGGCACACCTTGCTGGTAAAAAGCAGAATTCTCTTAGGGTAGCTGGTATACCAGGTTCAATGGAATCAATATCATCCTTGCTCCACATCAGCAGGAGCTTTGGTGATGCAGCTGATGAAATACCAGAAAAGAGAATCATCTTCGATGATGGACATTATAGCTTCTGGACATTCAACCATTTGGGGCTCACAATTTTGAAGCAGCTTGCTCGCGACCATGACAATTGTGGGAAGATAGGGAATACAAGAGGCCTCCTGCCAAAAATCATAGATTGCACACACGCAGGAGAGAGGCTCCTGACGGATGCGACAGCCACACCCTCTCAGATTTTAACAGTGAAGCGATCTCTGCAGGTAGTAAAAAGACTGTCCTGCACTACTGGTGCCACGGGCAAACAGCTCAGGAAAGAAATTTCAGAGATAGTTTTCACAATCAGCAATATCAGAGACATATTGAGGTATGGGGAGAAACATCCAACACTGCAAAAGTTAGGAATAGATATCCTAAGAAATCTGGCAATGGAAGAGGACGCAACAGAGAGAATTGGTGGCACAGGTGGGGTCCTCAAGGAGCTGTTCAACATCTTCTTCAAGCAGGTGACAGATGAAAAGCACAAAGATGTAAAAATTGCAGCAGGAGCAGCACTATCAATGCTGGCATTTGAAAGCACAAGTAATTGCTTGCGCATATTGAAATTAAATGTCACTGAAAAGCTTGTTAAAGCGTTAGAGTTAGAAGATCCACTACTTCGAATTAATGCAGGCAGAATTCTACGAAATTTATGTGCATCCAGCGGAGAAGATAGCTTTGATCAACTGCACCACCTTACTGATGCAGGGCCAACG GTCCTTCAAGCAATCATGACAAAAGAAACCAAGTTGCAGGAAGTAATGATTGGATTAGCAGCACGTATTTTCAAGTTTATGACATCACGGGAATCAAGCATTATGTTTCAGGAAGCGGGCATCCAAGAAGCTGAAGTGGCTAAGAAACTTGTCTCGACTCTGAAGCAATATCAGTATCCTTCCATCAGGGTTCCAAGGATGAGGAGGTTTGTTTTAGAGTTGGCAATCTGGAtgatgaaagataagaaaacaaacatcctaactttCAAGAGTTTAGGGATGGAAGAACAGCTAGAACACATGATGGACACCATATCCGATATTGAGAGCTTCAATATTTTCTCTGGGACTGTAGGGCTGAGCCGACATAGCACAACAATTCATTCATTAGTTGAAATTGCAATGCAGCTGCTGGTAGATGGTTAA
- the LOC113764662 gene encoding mitogen-activated protein kinase 15 isoform X2, with the protein MQADQRKKASIDVDFFTEYGEGSRYKIEEVIGKGSYGVVCSAYDTHLGEKVAIKKINDIFEHVSDATRILREIKLLRLLRHPDIVEIKHILLPPSRREFKDIYVVFELMESDLHQVIKANDDLTPEHYQFFLYQLLRGLKYIHTANVFHRDLKPKNILANADCKLKICDFGLARVAFNDTPTAIFWTDYVATRWYRAPELCGSFFSKYTPAIDIWSIGCIFAELLTGKPLFPGKNVVHQLDLMTDLLGTPSSEAIARIRNEKARRYLSSMRKKKPVPFSHKFPNADPLALRLLERMLAFDPKDRPNAEEALADPYFRNLAKVEREPSAQPVSKMEFEFERRRITKEDVRELIYREILEYHPKMLKEYLEGTEPTNFMYPSAVDKFKKQFAYLEERYGNGGAAAPPERQQASSLPRPCVLYSDNSTQNAAEVANDLSKFCIKEVEKSNTDRISGIPMSRLPLQVPPSIQGAARPGKVVGSVLRYNNCGAAAAAAEAIEQRRMARNSAVPNQYGVSASSYPKRHPSYKSDKEESIEGPNPLQPKPEQYMARKVAAAQVGSGSQWY; encoded by the exons ATGCAGGCTGATCAGCGGAAAAAG GCATCTATAGATGTAGATTTCTTTACAGAATATGGTGAGGGTAGCAGATACAAGATAGAGGAAGTGATTGGTAAGGGTAGTTATGGTGTTGTATGCTCTGCTTATGATACACATCTTGGAGAAAAAGTTGCAATAAAAAAGATAAATGACATCTTTGAGCATGTCTCCGATGCCACACGTATCCTTCGTGAGATAAAGCTTCTTAGGCTTCTTCGTCATCCGGATATTGTTGAAATTAAACATATCTTGCTACCTCCATCTAGAAGGGAATTCAAAGACATATATGTGGTATTTGAACTTATGGAATCTGATCTACATCAGGTCATCAAGGCAAATGATGATCTGACGCCAGAACATTACCAATTCTTCCTATACCAACTTCTTCGGGGCTTGAAGTATATACACACAG CTAATGTCTTCCATCGTGATTTGAAACCTAAGAACATCTTAGCTAATGCTGACTGTAAGCTCAAGATATGTGACTTTGGTCTAGCTAGAGTGGCATTCAATGATACTCCTACTGCGATATTCTGGACA GATTATGTTGCAACAAGATGGTATAGAGCTCCTGAATTGTGTGGATCCTTCTTCTCCAAG TACACGCCGGCTATTGATATATGGAGCATCGGTTGCATATTTGCAGAACTTTTGACTGGAAAACCTTTATTTCCAGGAAAAAATGTAGTTCATCAATTGGACCTGATGACTGATCTACTCGGAACACCATCTTCTGAAGCCATTGCTAGG ATAAGAAATGAAAAGGCCAGGAGATACTTAAGTAGCATGAGAAAGAAAAAACCTGTTCCTTTCTCCCATAAGTTCCCAAATGCAGACCCCCTTGCTCTTCGTTTGTTGGAAAGGATGCTTGCTTTTGATCCCAAAGATCGGCCTAATGCAGAAGAG GCTCTTGCAGATCCATATTTCAGGAACTTGGCCAAAGTTGAGAGAGAACCTTCAGCTCAGCCTGTCTCAAAAAtggaatttgaatttgaaagaCGTAGAATAACAAAAGAAGATGTAAgagaattaatttaccgggagATTCTTGAATATCATCCGAAGATGTTGAAAGAGTATTTAGAGGGAACAGAACCAACAAACTTCATGTATCCGAG TGCTGTTGATAAATTCAAGAAGCAATTTGCTTATCTTGAGGAGCGCTATGGGAATGGTGGAGCTGCTGCTCCGCCTGAAAGGCAGCAAGCTTCATCCTTACCAAG GCCCTGTGTTTTGTACTCGGATAACTCAACACAGAATGCAGCAGAAGTTGCAAATGATCTCTCGAAATTCTGCATAAAAGAAGTTGAGAAGTCAAATACAGACAGAATTTCTGGGATCCCTATGTCAAGACTTCCTTTGCAAGTGCCTCCGAGCATTCAAG GTGCTGCTAGACCTGGGAAAGTTGTTGGTTCAGTGTTGCGTTACAACAATTGTGGGGCTGCAGCAGCAGCTGCAGAGGCTATTGAGCAGCGAAGAATGGCTAGGAATTCTGCCGTTCCAAATCAATATGGTGTTTCTGCCTCTTCATATCCTAAGAGGCATCCATCCTATAAAAGTGATAAAGAAGAAAGTATTGAAGGACCTAACCCGTTGCAGCCTAAACCTGAGCAGTATATGGCGAGGAAAGTAGCTGCTGCTCAAGTTGGATCTGGAAGTCAGTGGTATTGA
- the LOC113764662 gene encoding mitogen-activated protein kinase 15 isoform X1 has translation MQADQRKKASIDVDFFTEYGEGSRYKIEEVIGKGSYGVVCSAYDTHLGEKVAIKKINDIFEHVSDATRILREIKLLRLLRHPDIVEIKHILLPPSRREFKDIYVVFELMESDLHQVIKANDDLTPEHYQFFLYQLLRGLKYIHTANVFHRDLKPKNILANADCKLKICDFGLARVAFNDTPTAIFWTDYVATRWYRAPELCGSFFSKYTPAIDIWSIGCIFAELLTGKPLFPGKNVVHQLDLMTDLLGTPSSEAIARIRNEKARRYLSSMRKKKPVPFSHKFPNADPLALRLLERMLAFDPKDRPNAEEALADPYFRNLAKVEREPSAQPVSKMEFEFERRRITKEDVRELIYREILEYHPKMLKEYLEGTEPTNFMYPSAVDKFKKQFAYLEERYGNGGAAAPPERQQASSLPRPCVLYSDNSTQNAAEVANDLSKFCIKEVEKSNTDRISGIPMSRLPLQVPPSIQAGAARPGKVVGSVLRYNNCGAAAAAAEAIEQRRMARNSAVPNQYGVSASSYPKRHPSYKSDKEESIEGPNPLQPKPEQYMARKVAAAQVGSGSQWY, from the exons ATGCAGGCTGATCAGCGGAAAAAG GCATCTATAGATGTAGATTTCTTTACAGAATATGGTGAGGGTAGCAGATACAAGATAGAGGAAGTGATTGGTAAGGGTAGTTATGGTGTTGTATGCTCTGCTTATGATACACATCTTGGAGAAAAAGTTGCAATAAAAAAGATAAATGACATCTTTGAGCATGTCTCCGATGCCACACGTATCCTTCGTGAGATAAAGCTTCTTAGGCTTCTTCGTCATCCGGATATTGTTGAAATTAAACATATCTTGCTACCTCCATCTAGAAGGGAATTCAAAGACATATATGTGGTATTTGAACTTATGGAATCTGATCTACATCAGGTCATCAAGGCAAATGATGATCTGACGCCAGAACATTACCAATTCTTCCTATACCAACTTCTTCGGGGCTTGAAGTATATACACACAG CTAATGTCTTCCATCGTGATTTGAAACCTAAGAACATCTTAGCTAATGCTGACTGTAAGCTCAAGATATGTGACTTTGGTCTAGCTAGAGTGGCATTCAATGATACTCCTACTGCGATATTCTGGACA GATTATGTTGCAACAAGATGGTATAGAGCTCCTGAATTGTGTGGATCCTTCTTCTCCAAG TACACGCCGGCTATTGATATATGGAGCATCGGTTGCATATTTGCAGAACTTTTGACTGGAAAACCTTTATTTCCAGGAAAAAATGTAGTTCATCAATTGGACCTGATGACTGATCTACTCGGAACACCATCTTCTGAAGCCATTGCTAGG ATAAGAAATGAAAAGGCCAGGAGATACTTAAGTAGCATGAGAAAGAAAAAACCTGTTCCTTTCTCCCATAAGTTCCCAAATGCAGACCCCCTTGCTCTTCGTTTGTTGGAAAGGATGCTTGCTTTTGATCCCAAAGATCGGCCTAATGCAGAAGAG GCTCTTGCAGATCCATATTTCAGGAACTTGGCCAAAGTTGAGAGAGAACCTTCAGCTCAGCCTGTCTCAAAAAtggaatttgaatttgaaagaCGTAGAATAACAAAAGAAGATGTAAgagaattaatttaccgggagATTCTTGAATATCATCCGAAGATGTTGAAAGAGTATTTAGAGGGAACAGAACCAACAAACTTCATGTATCCGAG TGCTGTTGATAAATTCAAGAAGCAATTTGCTTATCTTGAGGAGCGCTATGGGAATGGTGGAGCTGCTGCTCCGCCTGAAAGGCAGCAAGCTTCATCCTTACCAAG GCCCTGTGTTTTGTACTCGGATAACTCAACACAGAATGCAGCAGAAGTTGCAAATGATCTCTCGAAATTCTGCATAAAAGAAGTTGAGAAGTCAAATACAGACAGAATTTCTGGGATCCCTATGTCAAGACTTCCTTTGCAAGTGCCTCCGAGCATTCAAG CAGGTGCTGCTAGACCTGGGAAAGTTGTTGGTTCAGTGTTGCGTTACAACAATTGTGGGGCTGCAGCAGCAGCTGCAGAGGCTATTGAGCAGCGAAGAATGGCTAGGAATTCTGCCGTTCCAAATCAATATGGTGTTTCTGCCTCTTCATATCCTAAGAGGCATCCATCCTATAAAAGTGATAAAGAAGAAAGTATTGAAGGACCTAACCCGTTGCAGCCTAAACCTGAGCAGTATATGGCGAGGAAAGTAGCTGCTGCTCAAGTTGGATCTGGAAGTCAGTGGTATTGA